The DNA segment GGCTGCCCGTGGGTCTGCAGATCGTGGGACGCCGATTCGCCGATCTGACCGTGCTTCAGGCCTCGGCCGCGTTTGAAGCCCTCCGGCCCTGGCAGGCCGAGCGGCCAAGTCTGTAATCTGATGAGATGGGTGGGATGATCTGGGGGGACTTTTTTTTTAAACAAAAGGGTTCCCTTAGACCCCCCGGGATAAAACTGTCAAATCAAGGAGCAGCCATATGTCTGAAATAGAAGCCAAAAAGGCGATTGAGGCCTTCTTTGCCGGATTCAATTCCCAGGATGACGAAGCGCTTCGCCAGGCTATGAACTTCCCACACGTCCGTATTGGCGTTAACAGGGTGAGGATCATACCTGAACCGTCGGATTTTAAAGCAGGTTTCAATTTCCTCATCGAACGCGAGGGCTGGCACCACAGCATGCTGGATGCGGCCAAGGCAATTCACGCCTCGGACGACAAGGTCCACTTTGCCATCGAATTCAGCCGCTTTCACACGGACGGAACCAGGTACGTCACTCACAAATCGCTCTGGATCGTTACCAAACAGAACAACCACTGGGGTGTACTCTGCCGCTCCAGTTACGCCCCTTGATAAAAAAAGGAAGGCTCTAGGATTTAAGCGAGGATAAAGACGCAAACCGCTCCAGGGCCGCGATGGCCTTGACCGCCCTCTCCGGTCTTGAAAAGGCGGGCATACCTTTCCTGGTATAAATGCTCAGGGTGTTGTCCTGCCCCACGGCGTAGGCAGGCACGGCCAGGAGAGGTATCTTCGCCTCGGCCACGATCTGGGCCAGCGCGGAGGCTATGTTTTCATCATCCAGCGGGTAGTAGGTGATCCACAGGATAACGTCGCACTCCCTGGACATGATATCTATGCATCTTTTGATAATTTGTGCAAATTCACCATACGGCGGCCAGACCAGGTCAACCGGATTTCTGGTGGACGGAATGGGCGCCTTTACCTGCCTCATGAACTGGCGTATTTCCTCCTGAGCCTGGCCGGAAAACGAAGGCACCTCCAGGTCGAGGTCTTCGCAGGCGTCGGCAGCGGTCACCGCGCCGCCGCCCGCCTCGACCAGGATCCCGACGCGTCTGCCTGGAGGCAGGTGCGTGGCGTTGAAGGCCACGGCAAAATCAATCATTTCATAAATACTGTCCGCCCGGATGATTCCGGTCTGCCTGAACGCGGCCTGGAGAATCGAATCGGGCACGGCCAGGGACCCGGTGTGGGATGCGGCGGCCCTGGCCCCGGCTGCTGTTTTTCCTGACTTCCAGATGATAATCGGCTTTTTTTTCGAAACCTGCCTGGCCAGTGAAAGGAGGCGGCGTCCCTCCTTTATCCCTTCCAAATAAGCAGTGATAACTTTTGTCTGTGGGTCTTCAGCAAAATATTCGAGGTAGTCGGCTGCTGTGAGGTCAATCTGGTTGCCGATACTAGCCACCTTGCTGAACCTGAGCCCGCGCTGAAGGCCCTCGATAATCATTGACTCCGCCGACCAGCCGCTCTGCCCGATAAAGGCCACCGCACCGTTCTCCGGGGGACTGTCAACGGCCGTAAGATGAGGTAGAATCATGTTTATTTTCGCATCCGGACTGTATAATCCCATACAATTCGGACCGACGATCTTTGTCCCTCCTTGACGCGCCGTTTCGACCATCCTGGCTTCAAGGGCTTTTCCTTCAGCATCGAGTTCACCAAATCCGGCACTGTGGATAATCACGAACTTCACCCTTTTCTCAGCGCAGTCCGAAACTGCCTCCAGTGTTATCTGCGCCGGAATCGTTGAGATCGCCAGGTCAACCTCACCCGGAATGTCCTGAACCGATTGATAGCTCTTGAGCCCCATCACCTCCGAGGATTTCGGGTTGACCGGATAAATCCGGCCGCTGAAACGGTGGTCTATCAGGCTCTTCAGGAACCGGCCGCCCGATTTTTGCGCGTCATTGGAAGCCCCGATCACAGCTACTGATAAAGGATTAAACAGAAAATCAAGCATTATTTGTACCTCCGCTTCCCTAGCCATTTCAGGACATTAAGCAGCAAGGAAGGGTTTGAATCAGTTTTCATGGCCTGAAGTGTAAAAGGGAGAGGTTGGTTTGTCAAACAGAAAGCATTTCAGCGATAAAGGAATGGCCACGTAAAAAACCGGCTGAGCCCTGAGGCGGTTACAGGCGTTCCCCCTGTTTCAAGACCCTAGATGCGGTCTTAACACTTTTTACTTGATACCGAAGCGCTTTTATCTTACGCTGATACAACTTCCAAATAAAAACAGGAGCAAAGATAATGACGCAGCCCGGCTTGGACGCGCAACTCTTCCAGAAGCGATGCTGCAAATCGGTTTAATCCATTTAGGATTATGTCAGAGGAGGTGAAGGAAGAATGAATCTCACCGAAAAACAGATGATTGGCCTCTACACCACCATGAAAAGGATCCGCATGTTCGAGGAGCGGGTTGCGGAACTGTTCGCAGGCGGCCGCATCCCGGGATTCGTCCACCTTTATGTGGGAGAGGAGGCTGTGGCGGCCGGGGTTTGTTTGGTCCTCAAACCGACGGATTATATCGCCAGTACCCATCGCGGTCACGGGCATCTGATTGCCAAGGGGGGCGACCTCAAGTTGATGATAGCCGAACTTTTTGGGAAAAAGACAGGCTACTGCAAAGGCAAGGGCGGTTCGATGCACATTGCCGACATCGAGTTGGGCATCCTGGGGGCCAACGGTATCGTCGGGGGAGGCCTGCCCATCGCCACCGGAGCCGCACTGGCGGCTCAGTATCAAGGCAAGGACGCGGTGGCGGTCTGCTTCTTCGGAGACGGCGCCTCCAACCAGGGAACCACCCACGAAGCCATGAACCTGGCGTCCTGCTGGAAACTCCCGATTGTCTTTGTCGTGGAAAACAACAAGTTTGGCGAGTTCACGCACCAGTCCAGGCACCAGGCCATCGAGGACATTGCCGATCGGGCCGCCGGTTACGATATTCCCGGGATGGTGGTGGATGGCAATGACGTGGCCGCCGTGTGCGAAGCGGCCTCCGAAGCTGTGGCACAGGCCCGGGAAGGTAAAGGCCCAACGCTGATCGAATGCAAAACATACCGCGTCCGGGGTCATTTTGAAGGAGACGCCATGGCCTACCGGGACGAAAAAGAAGCCAAGGAATGGATGGGTAAGGACCCGATAGAGCAGTTTGAAAAAAAACTGACCCAGCAGGGGGTCTTAACCCAGGACAAGGCCGAGGCCATCAGAGGCGCCATCGAGAAGGAGTTGGAGGAGGCCGTTCTTTTTGCCGACGAGAGTCCGTTTCCGGACCCCGGGGAACTGACCACGGATGTTTATACGTCTTAAGAGGGCGTTGTATCTGATGAGAAGATTTGGAGAGCAGGACTAGGATCAAAGAAAGGACTAGGATCAAAGAAAGGAGAGGTGTTCCATGCCCAGCATGACGATAGCACAGGCCATAAACAGTGCCTT comes from the Deltaproteobacteria bacterium genome and includes:
- a CDS encoding thiamine pyrophosphate-dependent dehydrogenase E1 component subunit alpha, whose translation is MNLTEKQMIGLYTTMKRIRMFEERVAELFAGGRIPGFVHLYVGEEAVAAGVCLVLKPTDYIASTHRGHGHLIAKGGDLKLMIAELFGKKTGYCKGKGGSMHIADIELGILGANGIVGGGLPIATGAALAAQYQGKDAVAVCFFGDGASNQGTTHEAMNLASCWKLPIVFVVENNKFGEFTHQSRHQAIEDIADRAAGYDIPGMVVDGNDVAAVCEAASEAVAQAREGKGPTLIECKTYRVRGHFEGDAMAYRDEKEAKEWMGKDPIEQFEKKLTQQGVLTQDKAEAIRGAIEKELEEAVLFADESPFPDPGELTTDVYTS
- a CDS encoding CoA-binding protein; protein product: MLDFLFNPLSVAVIGASNDAQKSGGRFLKSLIDHRFSGRIYPVNPKSSEVMGLKSYQSVQDIPGEVDLAISTIPAQITLEAVSDCAEKRVKFVIIHSAGFGELDAEGKALEARMVETARQGGTKIVGPNCMGLYSPDAKINMILPHLTAVDSPPENGAVAFIGQSGWSAESMIIEGLQRGLRFSKVASIGNQIDLTAADYLEYFAEDPQTKVITAYLEGIKEGRRLLSLARQVSKKKPIIIWKSGKTAAGARAAASHTGSLAVPDSILQAAFRQTGIIRADSIYEMIDFAVAFNATHLPPGRRVGILVEAGGGAVTAADACEDLDLEVPSFSGQAQEEIRQFMRQVKAPIPSTRNPVDLVWPPYGEFAQIIKRCIDIMSRECDVILWITYYPLDDENIASALAQIVAEAKIPLLAVPAYAVGQDNTLSIYTRKGMPAFSRPERAVKAIAALERFASLSSLKS